The following proteins are encoded in a genomic region of Fodinicurvata sediminis DSM 21159:
- a CDS encoding NADP-dependent oxidoreductase, protein MTVTAREIHLRSRPEGLPSRENFEMVERPLEAPKEGQILLRNLWMSVDPYMRGRMVDRKSYIPPFQLGEALEGGAIGRVLESRDTRFQAGDLVSHFAGWRDHAVIAGEGARKIEADTIPAQAYLGVLGMPGLTAYAGLTRIAAPKPGETIFVSAAAGAVGAVVCQMARISGCRVVGSAGSQDKIDWLLQEAGVDAVINYKTVPNLQTALAKACPDGIDIYFDNVGGYHLDAALALANEGARFVLCGMIAQYNAGPDLPGVRNLFQAVAKRIKLQGMIVRDHFDLLPDFTREMSQWIADGQITWRETVVNGLENAPEAFTGLFRGENTGKMLVRLDDS, encoded by the coding sequence ATGACCGTAACCGCCCGTGAGATCCACTTGAGAAGCCGCCCCGAGGGCCTGCCCTCCCGGGAGAATTTCGAAATGGTCGAGCGGCCACTCGAAGCGCCGAAGGAAGGCCAGATCCTGCTGCGCAATCTCTGGATGTCGGTCGATCCCTACATGCGTGGGCGCATGGTGGACCGCAAGAGCTATATCCCGCCCTTCCAGCTCGGCGAAGCCCTCGAGGGAGGGGCCATTGGACGGGTGCTCGAAAGCCGTGACACCCGCTTCCAGGCAGGCGATCTGGTCTCGCACTTTGCTGGCTGGCGCGATCATGCGGTTATCGCCGGCGAGGGCGCACGCAAGATCGAAGCCGACACGATTCCCGCCCAGGCTTATTTGGGTGTGCTGGGCATGCCGGGACTCACGGCCTACGCCGGACTGACCCGAATTGCCGCGCCGAAGCCGGGGGAAACGATTTTCGTCTCTGCCGCCGCCGGCGCCGTGGGGGCGGTCGTCTGCCAGATGGCCCGGATTAGCGGCTGCCGCGTGGTGGGTTCGGCGGGCAGTCAGGACAAGATCGACTGGCTGCTTCAGGAAGCCGGGGTCGACGCGGTCATCAACTACAAGACGGTCCCGAACCTGCAGACCGCTCTTGCCAAAGCCTGCCCCGACGGCATCGACATCTATTTCGACAATGTCGGGGGCTACCACCTGGACGCGGCCCTGGCCCTGGCAAACGAAGGCGCGCGCTTCGTGCTTTGCGGCATGATCGCCCAGTACAATGCCGGCCCCGACCTGCCGGGGGTCCGGAATCTCTTCCAGGCGGTGGCGAAGCGCATCAAGCTGCAGGGCATGATCGTGCGGGATCACTTCGACCTCTTGCCGGACTTCACACGGGAAATGTCGCAGTGGATCGCGGACGGCCAGATCACCTGGCGCGAGACGGTCGTCAATGGCCTGGAGAACGCTCCTGAAGCCTTCACCGGCCTTTTCCGGGGTGAGAATACGGGCAAGATGCTTGTCAGGCTTGATGACTCCTGA
- the dusA gene encoding tRNA dihydrouridine(20/20a) synthase DusA, with protein sequence MPEDLSYRFSIAPMMDWTDRHCRTFHRMLSRQALLYTEMVTTGAILYGDAERHLAFDPGEHPVALQLGGSDPAALAESAAAGTHYGYDEINLNIGCPSDRVQNGRFGACLMAEPDLVARCVAAMKAATTLPVTVKTRIGVDDRDSYEELCDFIARVADGGCETFIIHARKAWLKGLSPKENREIPPLSYETAYRLKADFPELTIVLNGGVENLDQAERHLDQVDGVMMGRAAYKDPWLLADVDRRLFAQTSPLPSRTEVARQLADYLHRQQQEGVPPRAITRHILGLFNGQPGARRWRQVLSDARRLEEAGPDIVNEALDAMTSSSRSPAFDRAEAATA encoded by the coding sequence ATGCCGGAAGACCTGAGCTACAGGTTCAGCATAGCACCGATGATGGATTGGACGGACCGGCACTGCCGGACCTTCCATCGCATGCTGTCGCGCCAGGCACTGCTCTATACCGAGATGGTGACCACAGGCGCGATCCTCTATGGCGACGCGGAACGCCATCTGGCCTTCGATCCGGGCGAGCATCCCGTAGCGCTGCAGCTGGGCGGCTCCGACCCGGCCGCTCTGGCCGAGTCTGCGGCCGCCGGCACGCATTATGGCTACGACGAGATCAACCTCAACATCGGCTGCCCCAGCGACCGTGTGCAAAACGGCCGTTTCGGCGCCTGCCTGATGGCCGAGCCCGACCTGGTCGCGCGCTGCGTTGCCGCCATGAAAGCTGCGACGACACTGCCGGTCACGGTGAAGACGCGCATCGGTGTCGATGACCGCGACAGCTACGAAGAACTCTGCGATTTCATAGCCCGGGTAGCGGACGGCGGCTGCGAGACCTTCATCATCCACGCCCGCAAGGCCTGGCTGAAGGGGCTTAGCCCCAAGGAGAACCGCGAAATTCCGCCACTCAGCTACGAGACGGCTTATCGCCTGAAAGCCGATTTTCCCGAGCTGACCATCGTCCTCAATGGCGGTGTGGAAAACCTGGACCAGGCCGAAAGGCATCTGGATCAGGTGGACGGCGTCATGATGGGACGTGCGGCCTACAAGGATCCCTGGCTCCTGGCCGACGTCGACCGGCGGCTGTTTGCACAGACGTCGCCCCTTCCCAGCAGGACAGAGGTTGCACGCCAGCTGGCCGATTACCTGCACCGACAGCAGCAGGAAGGTGTACCGCCACGCGCCATCACCCGGCATATCCTCGGCCTTTTCAATGGACAGCCCGGCGCACGACGCTGGCGCCAGGTTTTGAGCGATGCACGCCGCCTGGAAGAAGCAGGTCCAGACATCGTGAACGAAGCCCTGGACGCCATGACATCTTCCTCCAGATCACCGGCCTTCGACAGGGCCGAAGCCGCGACGGCCTGA
- a CDS encoding CopD family protein, giving the protein MDALATLNVWQAGTIALKTAVNFTGLSASGGLVFLLLFGRHLAAEDRTGINRRTACLAAAGILASLAGFLWTAARLGGGISSAADPFLLSVVFENRSPALLMRIVGLLLVAGVLIRARGFGYMIAALGSALVMLSFSPGGHPASLDLSPWPQLLIILHIAAVTYWLGALLPLLVMTRRSDDEELAAAAKRFGNFALYIVAGLILAGALLLWLLSESPAAFIASAYGQLFLGKLLLFALLLGLAAHNKLRATPALFSGDSRARPRLRAAIRLEIVAVIAILLVTATFTTLAAPPVLN; this is encoded by the coding sequence ATGGATGCCCTTGCGACGCTCAACGTCTGGCAAGCCGGAACGATCGCCCTCAAGACGGCGGTCAATTTCACGGGCCTTTCGGCATCGGGCGGACTGGTGTTCCTCCTCCTTTTCGGCCGACACTTGGCGGCAGAGGACAGGACGGGCATCAACCGAAGGACGGCTTGCCTTGCCGCTGCCGGAATTCTGGCCAGCCTGGCCGGTTTTCTCTGGACCGCCGCCCGCCTGGGAGGTGGCATTTCCAGCGCCGCCGATCCCTTCCTGCTCTCCGTCGTTTTCGAGAACAGAAGCCCGGCGCTCCTCATGCGCATCGTCGGCCTGTTGCTGGTGGCGGGGGTGCTGATCAGGGCGCGCGGCTTCGGTTACATGATCGCGGCTCTGGGCAGTGCCCTGGTCATGCTCTCCTTTTCCCCGGGCGGGCACCCCGCCTCCCTGGACCTGAGTCCCTGGCCGCAGCTTCTCATTATCCTGCATATCGCTGCAGTGACCTACTGGCTGGGCGCCCTGCTGCCCCTGCTCGTGATGACCCGGCGCAGTGACGATGAAGAACTCGCCGCCGCCGCCAAGCGTTTCGGGAACTTCGCCCTCTACATCGTTGCCGGACTCATCCTGGCAGGCGCGCTCCTTCTCTGGCTACTCTCCGAAAGCCCCGCGGCATTCATCGCCTCGGCGTACGGGCAACTCTTTCTCGGAAAGCTGCTGTTGTTTGCGCTCCTCCTGGGACTGGCTGCACACAACAAGCTGCGCGCAACGCCGGCGCTCTTCTCCGGAGACAGCCGAGCGCGGCCACGGCTAAGGGCTGCAATTCGATTGGAGATCGTGGCCGTCATCGCCATCCTGCTGGTGACGGCGACCTTCACCACGCTTGCAGCACCGCCCGTCTTGAACTGA
- a CDS encoding copper resistance CopC family protein: MQILHSALVFVAFLSMTAALSMMPANSAQAHSPLKSSTPASGATVQSAPETLQILFENPVIFTSVEVSKEDADIAVEFERSSNAATEHSVPLPSLSEGKYTVSWSALSPEDGHVMQDTFSFTVAAD, encoded by the coding sequence ATGCAAATACTTCATTCTGCCTTGGTCTTCGTCGCATTCCTGTCGATGACGGCCGCCCTGTCGATGATGCCTGCCAACTCCGCACAGGCGCACTCTCCCCTGAAGAGCTCGACCCCGGCCAGCGGAGCCACCGTCCAGTCCGCACCCGAGACATTGCAGATCTTGTTCGAGAATCCTGTCATCTTCACCTCAGTCGAGGTCAGCAAGGAAGATGCAGACATAGCAGTCGAGTTCGAGCGCAGCTCGAACGCGGCAACAGAGCATTCGGTGCCCCTGCCCAGCCTGAGTGAGGGCAAGTATACTGTCTCCTGGAGCGCACTCTCACCAGAAGACGGTCACGTCATGCAGGACACCTTCTCGTTTACGGTTGCGGCCGACTGA